From Rutidosis leptorrhynchoides isolate AG116_Rl617_1_P2 chromosome 3, CSIRO_AGI_Rlap_v1, whole genome shotgun sequence, a single genomic window includes:
- the LOC139901702 gene encoding uncharacterized protein: MGRVLFSSVGLAVRDQSERFNSFFVERRAASFNDFITSNNLIDIPLGGRKFTRVSDDGVKYSKLDRFLVSVNFHQLRDDLSAVALDIKHSDHCPIVLKDKVVDFRPKPVKVFDEWLNYYEASQILKENWNADYCGSRKDHLFRVKLKKVKEALKDWSKGMFRRIDEEIVLHKEIVNRLELKAETNVLGNNEKEMWKNTRKILLDRERSKTNMLKQKSRVCWNLEGDKNSKFSIP; encoded by the exons ATGGGCCGAGTTCTTTTTTCTTCGGTTGGGCTTGCAG TTCGAGATCAATCCGAGAGATTCAACAGTTTTTTCGTGGAAAGAAGAGCAGCTAGTTTCAATGATTTCATAACAAGCAACAATCTTATAGATATCCCGCTTGGTGGGAGGAAGTTCACCCGGGTTAGCGATGATGGTGTCAAGTATAGCAAACTTGATCGTTTTCTTGTGTCTGTAAACTTTCACCAGTTGCGGGATGACCTCTCGGCGGTTGCCTTGGACATAAAGCATTCGGATCACTGCCCGATCGTTTTAAAAGATAAAGTTGTTGACTTTAGACCTAAACCGGTTAAGGTGTTTGATGAATGGCTGAACTACTATGAGGCTTCACAGATTCTTAAGGAAAATTGGAATGCAGATTATTGTGGTAGTAGAAAAGATCATCTTTTTCGGGTAAAATTAAAGAAGGTTAAAGAAGCTCTAAAAGATTGGAGTAAAGGCATGTTCAGGAGAATTGATGAAGAGATTGTCCTCCATAAAGAGATTGTCAACAGACTTGAATTAAAGGCTGAGACAAATGTTTTAGGCAACAATGAAAAGGAGATGTGGAAAAATACAAGGAAAATCTTGTTGGACAGGGAACGATCGAAGACAAATATGTTGAAACAAAAGTCTAGAGTTTGTTGGAATTTAGAAGGTGATAAAAATTCAAAGTTTTCCATTCCATGA
- the LOC139901700 gene encoding uncharacterized protein codes for MSVTFIINEETFTVIRAYAPHVGLGEAEKKSFWELLDEVVWGCPADHRLIIGGDLNGHIGAEVEGYRGAHGGFGYGVRNEEGRSILEFAIAHDLVVANSFFKKRDAQLATFHSGGHSTQIDFFLLRRGDLRNCKDYKVLPTWTCSSQHRLLVMELGTQGRVNRRAREVQQPRIL; via the coding sequence atgtcggttacATTTATAATTAATGAGGAGACGTTCACGGTCATTAGAGCTTACGCACCCCACGTAGGTTTAGGAGAAGCGGAGAAGAAGAGTTTTTGGGAATTGTTAGATGAGGTTGTATGGGGATGTCCAGCGGACCATCGTTTGATTATAGGGGGCGATCTTAATGGTCATATAGGAGCGGAGGTAGAGGGATATAGGGGAGCCCATGGGGGCTTTGGGTATGGGGTTAGAAATGAAGAAGGGCGCTCAATTCTCGAGTTCGCCATTGCCCATGATCTGGTTGTTGCAAACTCTTTCTTCAAGAAGAGGGATGCTCAGCTAGCCACCTTCCATAGTGGGGGTCATAGTACCCAAATTGACTTTTTCCTTCTTCGCAGGGGTGACCTTAGGAACTGTAAGGACTATAAGGTCCTCCCAACCTGGACTTGTTCATCCCAGCATAGACTGTTGGTCATGGAGTTAGGTACCCAGGGACGGGTAAACAGGAGGGCGAGAGAGGTACAACAACCCAGAATCCTCTGA
- the LOC139901701 gene encoding uncharacterized protein produces the protein MGAEMENAAFIDADQMWNNLASTIRGVAKEFLGVAVGTSRAQNGCRESWWLNDEVQTKVALKQVRFRELTSFRGGILADRTSIENSYKEAKREAKIAVTHAKDKAYEDLYKRLDSKEGANDIYRIAKARERRRRDLVNIKYIKDDAGQSIVKEDKIRKRWEEYFSSLFDGGRTRNGEPHGYDMAPQYQNNYFCTRINHGEVRVALRKMGRNKAVGPDQIPIEAWRCLGDDGVRWLTNLFNTTFRSAKMPMEWRLSEVIPIYKNKGDAQTCSNYRGIKLLSHTMKLWERVIENRLRRETKVLENQFGFMPGRSSMEGAKTRVRTTVGYTEYFPVEVGLHQGSALSPFLFTLVLDDLSQRIQGSIPWCLIFADDIVVVSESQDELNRRLEQWRNALEQNGLRISRLKSEYLRCDYGRIEDHNDTVDIRIGDQMREGRLRWFGHVRRRPPTAPVRRVEALTVGGVRRRVTSLNGFHGSSGQRSLGSSLSAL, from the exons ATGGGTGCTGAAATGGAAAATGCAGCCTTTATTGATGCAGATCAGATGTGGAACAACCTAGCGTCCACTATTAGAGGGGTGGCAAAAGAATTCTTGGGAGTGGCAGTTGGGACATCGAGAGCCCAAAATGGTTGTAGAGAATCATGGTGGCTTAACGACGAGGTCCAAACTAAAGTCGCGCTTAAACAAGTGAGGTTTCGGGAGCTCACCTCCTTTAGAGGGGGTATACTAGCAGACAGAACTAGCATAGAAAATAGCTATAAAGAAGCCAAGAGAGAAGCAAAGATCGCCGTTACACATGCAAAAGATAAAGCTTACGAAGACTTATATAAGAGACTAGACTCTAAAGAAGGGGCAAACGACATCTAcaggatagccaaagctagggaACGTCGGCGAAGAGATCTGGTTAACATCAAATATATCAAGGATGATGCAGGTCAAAGCATAGTGAAGGAAGACAAAATTAGGAAACGATGGGAAGAATATTTCTCATCCCTTTTCGATGGGGGAAGGACTAGGAATGGAGAACCACATGGCTATGATATGGCCCCACAATACCAAAACAACTATTTCTGCACGAGGATCAACCATGGGGAAGTTAGAGTGGCCCTACGcaagatggggagaaacaaagcagtaggaccgGACCAAATCCCCATAGAGGCGTGGCGGTGCTTAGGCGATGATGGGGTTAGGtggttgacaaaccttttcaacacgACGTTTAGAAGCGCAAAAATGCCAATGGAGTGGAGACTGAGCGAGgttattcccatttacaagaaCAAAGGGGATGCGCAGACGTGTAGTAACTATAGAGGTATAAAGTTACTTAGCCATACTATGAAActatgggagagagtgattgagaatAGGCTTAGACGCGAGACAAAGGTGTTAGAGAATCAATTTGGGTTCATGCCAGGACGCTCCTCGATGGAG GGGGCGAAAACTCGCGTTCGGACGACAGTAGGATACACAGAGTATTTCCCAGTAGAAGTAGGTTTACATCAAGGATCTGCTCTTAGCCCTTTTCTTTTCACTTTAGTCTTAGACGACCTGTCTCAAAGGATACAAGGGAGTATCCCTTGGTGtttgatttttgccgatgatattgttGTAGTATCGGAATCCCAGGATGAGCTAAACAGAAGGCTGGAGCAATGGAGGAATGCCCTGGAACAAAATGGACTGCGGATTAGTAGACTTAAATCGGAGTATCTTAGATGTGACTACGGGAGGATCGAAGATCACAATGATACTGTGGATATTCGTATTGGGGATCAG ATGAGAGAAGGACGGCTTAGATGGTTTGGCCATGTAAGGAGGCGGCCACCCACAGCACCGGTCAGGAGAGTGGAAGCCCTCACAGTTGGCGGCGTAAGGAGAAGAG TTACTTCACTTAACGGATTTCATGGTTCATCTGGCCAGAGGTCCTTgggaagcagcctctctgccctatag